The stretch of DNA ATTTGTCTTCTTCCATACCTAAAACATGTGCCCTCACCCTTATTCAAAAAGCTATCACTTTGGTCTAATAAGCGAcataagaaagtgaaataaaatgactaCTCAACTTGGTCTTAAAGGAGAGTTCCCTTTttaagacctttttaaaaaatgttctcagaTACAAATCACCAGCAGAACCACAAAGCAGATGCAGAACTGTAGAGTGCCTTGGGGACAATGTCTGGGTGAcacatgtgtgtctgtgcatcCCCAATAAAGTGCAGTACTTAAAACATGCATTCATATGGATAAGACACTGCCCTGACCCTGAGCTTAAGGCGTTAgaaagctttgcttttctttggtcCTTCTCCTGCTTTCTTCCTGTCCACAGGCCAAAGATTCTGAGAGGACTTCTAGAACACATTCGGAATACCAACGGTCCTGAGATTCCCTATCCATGGCTCCAAAACTGCTTCCAAGATCCATCTAGCTGAGAGAAAACTTTGCCACCAATACATAGGCTGCTAAAGTAAGGAATGACCAAGAAGGGCTATTAAGTGGGCAGATGGACATGCAAGCTGCCCTTTCCGCACACATGCACCTAGATCCCCAAAGGAGTACAAAGTTAGTTCTCCCGTGCCTTCGCTTTCTGTAAAGGACTTCATGGGAATCTGAGAGGTGATCAAAGTCGACTCCGTAAGAGTAAGCTAGAGTTACCCAACCAACGCCAGCTATGGGGTCATGCAGACAAAGGCCAGGCCAGATGTACTGACAGTTGTACGTAAGGGCCTGTGTGGGACAGAGGAGCAAACTGAAAAAGGCTAAGGCCATTTAAGCAACTCCTGAAAAGGGGGCCTTGGGTACATGCTGTCATTCCCAGCCCAGCTTAAGAGGGGAGAAGGTATGTGGGCAGGGGTATGGGGGCAGGGTATCCAAGAAACAGGTTCTGACGTCAACTGCAGTGCCAAGGAGATGGCAGGGTAGCAACAGGGGGAAGCTGGCGCAGTATGGGGGGCAAGACCATCAGCTGATCATAGAGAGCCAGTCAAGGGCCGGCAACAAAAGGGCGGGGCCGCGGCCGACGGCACTGCCGCGGCCGACGTCACCGCCACTTGCCGCATCCACAAGATCTCTCTGGTGCAGCTCGGGTGCAGGTCTCTGCGGGAGCCACCCCAGACCTCTGCAGCTGCTCCTGTGAACATGGCCGACCCGGAAAACCAGGGGCCCACGGAGGCAAGCCAGGCtgcagcggcggcggcagcggagGCGGCCGCGGCAGAGGAGGTAATGGCGGAAGGCGGTGCGCAGGGGGGAGACTCTGACAGCGCGACGGGCGACTCGGACAGCGCGGCTGGTCAGACGGCCGAGGAGCCCCAGACCCCTGCAGAGAATGCACCAAAGCCGAAAAATGACTTTATCGAGAGCCTGCCTAATTCAGTGAAATGCCGAGTCCTGGCCCTCAAAAAGCTGCAGAAACGATGCGATAAGATAGAAGCCAAATTTGATAAGGAATTTCAGGCTCTGGAAAAAAAGTATAACGACATCTATAAGCCCCTACTTGCCAAGATCCAAGAGCTCACCGGTGAGATGGAGGGGTGTGCATGGACCttagaaggggaagaggaggaggatgacgAGGAAGAGTACGAGgatgaagaggaaggg from Suricata suricatta isolate VVHF042 chromosome 1, meerkat_22Aug2017_6uvM2_HiC, whole genome shotgun sequence encodes:
- the NAP1L5 gene encoding nucleosome assembly protein 1-like 5, whose protein sequence is MADPENQGPTEASQAAAAAAAEAAAAEEVMAEGGAQGGDSDSATGDSDSAAGQTAEEPQTPAENAPKPKNDFIESLPNSVKCRVLALKKLQKRCDKIEAKFDKEFQALEKKYNDIYKPLLAKIQELTGEMEGCAWTLEGEEEEDDEEEYEDEEEGEEEEEEEEETAAEAAAEVAAAKDEGPHSAVSDDAKK